In Stieleria varia, one genomic interval encodes:
- a CDS encoding mucoidy inhibitor MuiA family protein codes for MITHTLGTTQNAFAATTCLMLCFFTATSAQISWSDDAVEKTVATKVVSATVYRDQARVQRSVVIEPSMEVQRIRCTGLPSALVADSVRVEDAHDIDLIGLHLDTHHAVLNPQIEEEKQAWADERRKLDTELRTAQQTESVVEQDLATLEKLVAFSAEKTRDDLNQARLDVGALTQLAEFTMSRRRELATELFQQQAKVQEISDAIERLESQPKPWLRSDAKETSDVILTVRSPGGGSLRLTYQVHNVSWVPVYKVFGTTASVKPGQNAGEPVRLAMDANVIQQSGEDWPMVKVTLAGTSPEYRTSHPQMVPLRISTADSESGLPTDNAFPTTVMPGLGTTNPMSWQQDAALNQMASHQQIAELSRASSVQRQIAPDADQDLADLQFSVPGELDLNCRATPHRLPVMEQALPTEMYRVVMPLLSSYAYHEARITNNSDIPLPGGDADVYLDGRFIGETTLEPTAPGQPMIVGFGSDRQVRTRRELLNRRESIQGGNRRYEMAFRLVVSNFHASPIDIRLFDRMPIAATDGSIDIQLTAEQTTNLSDDPLYLRLSRPAGILRWDMTIPAERHGANALDHHYTYSVEMDKQHSIVGNELADQIQSDLRFQNRNVGGGMGGGFGGGAF; via the coding sequence ATGATTACGCATACCTTGGGTACCACGCAAAACGCGTTTGCCGCGACAACATGCTTGATGCTGTGCTTTTTCACCGCCACATCCGCCCAAATCTCATGGAGTGACGATGCGGTGGAGAAAACGGTTGCAACGAAAGTGGTATCGGCAACTGTGTACCGCGATCAAGCGAGAGTGCAAAGAAGCGTCGTCATTGAGCCGTCCATGGAGGTTCAACGAATCCGTTGCACCGGTCTGCCATCGGCACTCGTCGCTGACAGCGTTCGGGTGGAGGATGCCCACGACATAGACTTGATCGGCCTGCACCTTGATACCCACCACGCAGTTCTCAACCCTCAAATTGAGGAGGAGAAACAGGCTTGGGCGGATGAGCGTCGAAAGCTCGACACGGAGCTTCGAACCGCGCAGCAAACCGAGTCGGTCGTCGAGCAGGATCTCGCAACATTAGAAAAACTCGTTGCGTTCTCCGCAGAGAAAACAAGAGACGATCTCAATCAAGCTCGCCTCGATGTGGGGGCCTTAACTCAGTTGGCTGAATTCACGATGTCACGACGCCGTGAACTCGCCACCGAGCTGTTTCAGCAGCAGGCAAAAGTCCAGGAGATATCCGATGCCATCGAGCGGCTTGAGTCACAGCCGAAACCATGGCTACGATCCGACGCCAAGGAGACCTCCGATGTGATCCTGACCGTACGCTCTCCCGGCGGCGGGTCACTGCGGTTGACCTACCAAGTACACAACGTCAGTTGGGTGCCGGTTTACAAAGTGTTTGGCACGACAGCCAGCGTGAAGCCTGGCCAAAACGCCGGCGAGCCCGTGAGATTGGCCATGGACGCCAACGTGATTCAGCAAAGTGGCGAGGATTGGCCCATGGTGAAAGTCACTCTAGCCGGCACGTCGCCAGAGTATCGTACGAGTCACCCGCAAATGGTGCCCCTGAGAATATCTACGGCCGACAGTGAGTCGGGCCTGCCGACGGACAATGCGTTTCCCACCACGGTGATGCCGGGACTCGGCACCACAAATCCGATGTCCTGGCAACAGGATGCCGCACTGAACCAAATGGCCTCCCATCAGCAAATTGCGGAATTATCACGAGCCAGTAGCGTGCAACGTCAGATCGCCCCCGATGCGGATCAAGATCTTGCGGACCTGCAGTTTTCGGTGCCCGGCGAACTTGATCTAAACTGCCGAGCAACACCGCACCGACTGCCTGTGATGGAGCAAGCATTGCCTACGGAAATGTATCGCGTCGTCATGCCGTTGTTGAGCAGCTACGCGTACCATGAAGCTCGCATCACGAACAATTCGGACATCCCATTACCCGGCGGCGATGCAGACGTCTACCTTGACGGTCGCTTTATCGGAGAAACCACTCTTGAGCCCACCGCACCCGGGCAGCCGATGATCGTGGGATTCGGCAGCGACCGACAGGTGCGGACAAGACGAGAACTGCTCAATCGGCGTGAGTCCATCCAAGGCGGCAACCGACGATATGAAATGGCCTTCCGATTGGTTGTCAGTAATTTTCATGCCTCGCCGATCGACATTCGGCTGTTCGACCGAATGCCGATCGCAGCAACCGACGGTTCAATCGACATTCAGTTGACCGCTGAGCAGACCACCAATCTTTCCGACGACCCGTTGTACCTGCGTCTTTCTCGCCCCGCCGGAATCCTGCGGTGGGACATGACGATCCCGGCTGAGAGACACGGCGCAAACGCGTTGGATCACCATTACACCTACAGCGTCGAAATGGACAAGCAGCATTCGATTGTCGGCAATGAACTGGCCGACCAGATCCAATCCGACTTGCGTTTCCAAAACCGCAACGTCGGCGGCGGCATGGGAGGCGGTTTCGGAGGCGGAGCGTTTTGA